The DNA region CATTTAGACTTAGCAAATTCACATTCACCAAAGAGATGGTCCCTTGTTTCCACATGATTTTGGCATAGTATACAAGTCAGGTCAACAGTTAAACCTCAAGCCACCATTCGATCGGCTGTTTATAGTCTATCTTCTAGTTCCAGCCACATTGTAAACATTGCTTTAGGCTTAGCATAATTTCCAAACATGAGACACTTCCAAGGCACCGGCACATAGATAAGAATAAGTTGCTTGTACACAGTGTTGATCATGCTTCGAGTAGTTCTAACAGGTGGTATTAATCCCAGGTTCTCCTTGTTTTTCAGTAGTTTCCTAATGATCCAACATGCCTGTGAGGGAATTGTTATGTCCCTTAGGGGTTTGCCTTTGATATAATACGCATGGATCCATTGAATCCACATTTTATACTGTTTGTGTGCAATGTCCCAGCATGTTTTGATTAGAGCAGCTTGGTTCCACAATTTAATGTTTATAAGATTAAGTCCTCCCATCGACTTAGGAGTGCATACCTTATCCCAAGCCACTAGAGCTTTCTTGGTGAGTAGTATATTAATTCCAGACCAAACAAAACTTCTGCAATAAGCATCTATAGTTTTCAATACCTTAGCAAGTATTAAGAACATGTGAGCTCAGTAAGCCTGAATTCCAAAGAGCACTAATTTGACCAACTGAGTTCTGCCAGCATAGGACAATTTTTTTGCAGTCCAAGAAGTTATTTTGGCAGTGATCTTCTCTATAAGGGGTTGCCACTGTAGTAATGTAAGCTTTTTTGTTGATAAAGGAACCCCAAGATATTTGAAAGGGAGAGTACCATGCACAAATCCTAAGTGTCTCAGTATGTTGTCTTTATCTTCTTGCTTGACTCCACCAAAATACACACAATTTTTGCCTAGATTAGCTTGTAGTCGTGATGCTTCAGAGAATTGGCTGAAACACTTGTGTAAAGCAGTGATAGAGGATAAGTTCCCTTTGGCAAAAAGAAGCTGGTATTCCTAGCTTTGCACACCTTGGATGGAACTGAAAAGTTCTGTTATCTTTTAACTCATTGAGCTTCCTGCTTAGGTACTTCATAGCTACTGCAAACAAAAAAAGGAGACATTGGGTCCCCTTATCGAAGGCCTCTTGCAGCATTGCATGTCAATTTTAATCATGCATCTGGAGATATATTTTTTTTCTGGTGTAAGATTTGATAAGCTCATGAGCAAGAATGATATTGTCAGCTATTTTCCTGCTTAGAATAAAACCTGTTTGGGCCTCACAAATAATGTTTGTTACCACACCTTGCAAtctggaagttagtattttagcaATCAATTTGTATAGGACAGTACATCAAGCAATGAGTCTATACTCCTTTACTGAATTTGGATTGGCAGTCTTTAGGATCAGAGTAATGACAGTACAGTTTATTGCCTTATACAATTTTTCAGTTTTGAAGAACTCCTTTATGGCTTCCACTACCTCTGTTTTCACTATGGGCCATACTTTCTTTAAAAAGTAGGCATTGTATTCATCCACACCTGGTGATTTATCATTTCCTATTGATGATAATCCTTCTTAGATCTCTTGTTCAGTCACCTCTGCACATGACCTTAGTCTTTGTTGATGTGAGATGGTTGGCCCTTTTGTCATAGTGATCTTGTTAACTGCTGGCAAAGTTTGAGCAGCTGATCCCATCAATCCTTTATAAAAGTTCACTATTTCCTTCTTGATTTCCTTTGGTTCAGACAACTTCTTGTTATTGAGAGATGTAAGTTCTGCTATCTGTTTCTTTTGTGTTCTCTCCTTGATCAGAGCTGAGAAGTATTTGGAGTTGGGAATCTCCTAGTTTGATCTAGTTGGCTTTGGATTTCTGCTGTAGTGCACTTTCTTGAATCATGGACCATCTCTCCAGGTTCTGTATTAAGTCTCTGTCTTTTCCCAGTAGATCAGTAGTACACCTCATGTGTATTTGTTCCTGAGTGATTACTAAGTCTTGCCTGGCCTTTTCAATTTTCTGAGTAATGAATTTGAACTCTTCATTATTCAGTTTCTTTAGTAAAGGTCTGAGATTGTTCAGCTTCATCCAAATGTTCTTCATCCTAGTTGTATTATAAGACTGTTGCCAAACATGCATGCTCTACAATGTTCCAGAAGCCCTCATGATTGGCCCatacattaaagaatttaaaaggcACCTTTATGTTGTTATTAGAAGAGGTCAATGTTAGTAGAATGGGAGCATGATCTGATATAAAAGATATATCATCTATAAAATCTATCTGATCCTATTTGTTTATGGACCATGTATAGTAGTCTCTTTTCCATTGTAACTCGGTTAAGAGTAATATTTACTCGTTTTCACTGTTTAAATCAAACCAAGTAAACATTTTAAGTTTTTAACTATAAGCAGTTAAAATATGTGTATGCAAAACTTGTTGTATATACGTTGAATGAGGGTAATTAAGTTTTACTCAGTTTATCATTATTTGAAACCTTTTCCTAGCTATTACTCTTACACTTTATTTGGTATTTCTAACATAAATCTTGTCACGTATATCACTTACAGAGCCTTTCAGAAAATACTCGTCTGATTATGCTAAGCGCTCCTCCGGTGAACGAGGAACAAATTGTTCAATTTTATGGGTAATTTAACTCCGATGCTGAAAATGACTTCTTGATTaatttttaagtaatttaaatgatGTTTAAAAGTATGTATTCATCTTGCTTCTGACCATTACAACCTGAAATTAATTATCAGCGATAATCGAGGTAGATATAACGAGACCTGCCGCATATACTCAGAAGCTGGTATAAAATTAGGCCAAGAATTAGGCGTGAAGGTTATAGATTTTTGGTCTGCACTTCAGGAACGCCCAGATTGGTTGACTACAGTCTTCTGGTAAGTTGAAATCTCTACTAATTTTAATCTCTACTTTCGTGTTAATATATGGAGTAGTAGTAAATAATATTGTTTCATTTTGAATCAAAGAAATTAAATTATATACATTGCGCGTAAATTTTGTGTACATTACTAGTAAATTTTAGCGTGTGATAATCGGTTAATTACCATTTTATGAGAATTAAGTTAGTTTTTTAATTTTGTGTTTGTGTAGGGATGGGATGCATTTAACAAAGGAAGGAAGTGACATTTTGGTAAAGAAAATCTCGAGGGTACTTAGAGAGGTAGACTGGGAGCCAAGCCTACACTGGACAAAAATGGCTGATGAATTTTCTGATATTATCATACCACTCGCTTCTGGGATGAACCTTGACAACTGGCAGAATGAGTATATTGAATAAAACTCTAAATCTTTTAGGTGCATATATTAACATATGCAAGAATAAGACATGTACTCTTCATTTCCCGTTTTCTTGTTTGATCTTTTAAACTACTACTAATAAAAAAAGGAATTAGCACGGACAAATtaaattctgtagctaaacagaaaaatattAGCAACGGATTAGTGAAAGATTATCAAGAAATTATTTTAGTTACAAACGATTTAGCGACATATTAGCGATGAAGTTATTAACTAATTCCAGTATATTTTGTAGTGACTCTTCTGCAAAGGAATAAATGTAATCCCTACGAAGGTTTTGCCTTTTCCTTGAAGGGTTTGCTTTCTTGTAGAATGCTTCTGTGCGTGCTACTCCTATGTGTTATGGAAAGTTAAGTAATATATTGCAAAGAACACTATTCTGATGTTCATTTTGGAAACTAACGATTCATTTATTAGTAAAAATGCGACTTTAATTTGCTCTCCTGTGAGGAAGCCCTTTAGTTTCTCCATTAAGCTTAAAGACACCGTTCTATATAAGTACCAAGCTAAATCACTAGGCAGGGTATACATATGTCGGTTTTGGTTCGGGTTTTCTAATTACCAAACAAAACCAATTGTATCgagttattaaatctaaagaccaaaccaataaaagtcggaCTTTTTAATCTCGGGTTTTCGGGTTGTTTCGGGGGGGTTTTCCATATAGTTTTCATAgcacaaaacatagaatttgtgctccaaatatttctttaatcctagtaagacataACTATATGAGGTGTTTCCAAGAAACTAACATAAAATATGAGATTAGTCATGGCATTGTAttaaaaaatcaacaataaagataataaaatcgcataaaataaatattattaataagccataatgaaaataaacataatcttaaattactaagttgctaaaataagtatgactaataagtactattatttacatgactaattAAGTTttgcattttatctaaaccatgaaaaaactaaataaatagaTATGCCATTCCtaacaattgaattgaatgtcttttgttaacATTAATATTTATTTGATTATGGTTTGGgatttgtttgagttactaccatttatggactataaaacttattggagcattcaaaaatgataagtccaagcttgaaataatacgttaaaagataaaattatgaaaaagttcAAGAAATATTGATAAACTACATtagaataaatatatatatatttaaaactttCATAAATGTAATGtcaggttggtttggttttggtttgaatttttttagttaaaaccaaaccaaaccaattatggtcaaGTTTTTTTCCCAacaacaaaccaaaccaaaccaaaccatagtctggttttttttctcgatttgactcggattatcggtttgattcggtttatcgattttctttgtacaccccctATCACTAGGTATCGACAGCAAGGAATAACAACATATAGACTTAGGTCTAATGTAATCCCTAGAAAATATAAGTTTTGGGAAATTATCCTTTTAGGAAAATAAGACCCAGGTCTAATGTTTGCTCATATAATTTTAAGTTTGATTACAGATTATTCGATTGTAATCTAGCGTTTGCAATAACTCATAAAATTTTAGACCGATAAAATTTTGGTTTGCTAAAAAATGATCTTTAGACCATGATTTAAAAAATTTATCagttacaagaaaaacaaaaagagggtCATTTCCTAAACAGTTGATACAGAAAGGGACAATCGGCAAAAGTTTCATGTACCGTTTGgatcgggagaaattcaaaaataggcagatttacaagtggttattcaaaaatagccacaatttcaaaagtcatcgaaatttagtcacttttcatgtaaagataaatctgaacgaaaacactattcaaaatccagaaaatactccagcataatatactggaattctagtataatatattggaactccagtataatccAGTATACTttattggaactccagtatactggagtttggagttccagtatactttgctggaactccagtttAATATACGGGAGTTCCAACAAAGTATATTGGAACtttagtatattatactggagccaccAAAATAtatcggtccaacataatatgctggaagttcatacacagatgcaccgaactccagcatattatgctggaccggtctctgttgcagcaaaatagtgactattttttaatgacttgaCAAACGCcggctatttttaaatgaccagtccgaaaactggctagcccgtgctattttaacgTTTGGATCGGGAAAACCCGGCCCTTTTGTTGTAAGGTTACTCCTTgagctaattttgtcattttcatttgccttattcttctttttttccttcatGTTTTTCTGGTCAGAGCTTCTCAATGTCTCATCTCATATGCGAGTCCACAAGTACAAATCAACCATTGGCAAGTACCTTTCTTAGTAAAGACAAAGCACATACTTCCTccctttcaatttatgtgaacatattttttttttagtccATGTCAAAAATAATGATCTTTTTctctatttaaaaataatttacctttatgcaatgatttatagccacacaaaatatatgtgccttattttacaccacaaattcaaaagtcttctctcttttcttaaactccgtatccagtcaaatgagttcacgtaaattgaatttaatttcattttaatattaaataatttaacACGTGGGTTATTAATTATTGGCCTGCTGGAGGATTTTTATTGACAAACTGCTACTCTGTTTTGCATTTGATAATGCTAAATTTGTGTTAGGGAATCAAAATTACCTCATAACAAGTTAAAGTAttgataataaaaaaatatattacatCTGTATCTTTAATTAAGTAAAACCCTAATTAAAAGCTCATATTGAAGTACAAAGCAAGAAAGAAAATCATTCACTTCTAGTAACCAACTAGTATGGCCAGCCCGTGCAGCGCACGGGCCCAATAACATTGCTAAACAGTACATTATTGTtccaaataaaaaagaaaatttttcatAAATCACTATTGAGAGATAAACTCAAGATGTACGAGAGCTTTTTGCTCTCTTGTTTCAATTTAAAACAATTGATCTCTTGTTTCAATACTGTATGTGAATTTGTTATAAAATTCTAATATAGCTATGTATGTTAATTTCTGAAAGTATAGCAACGAATGGTAAATACAATTATATTTGTTGTGTCGCataattttttcaaaaaacatTATATTTTTATTGGTCCTAACTATTAtccgaaattttttttttaaaagaaatttattttatgatcATGTTGGCTAAATAACACGAGTTTCTGCCTAACTTATATGTTTTGAGAATATAAATTTTAACATCATAGCAAACATcagtttttatatattatttcaaaTGAAAAATGTGacagttcaaataaaaaaaaatatagattgTATGCTACAACCCAAGAATTATTACGAAATTGTCCCctttattttatcacttttttttttttgcgtccTTTATAAATTAGCTgggaactcttcttcttttttttcaacatTTGAACGTCAAATTCTTTTAGTTATCTTTCACTTTTGTGTCTACTTGTAattgaaattaatttttaaaagtgTAAACTTTACGTTGATCCTCAAAGAATTGGATGGAAAAGTAATATATTATTGGTAAAGAAATTCAATCTCATCTAACTGGCCTTTGTTATCACTTTTCTTCATATTTCTTTAAATGTATTTACATTAGCTTTCCATTTAATTTGCAAAGTACCTTGTTCCTTTATACTTATGTCTACTTCAATCTATAGTTCGAAGACAATTATGTTATTAGTATTGATTGACAACTTTGCATCTAGATGTTCAACCAAAGACGATTTAAAAGATCCCAAAGTACCTAACAGTGACAATAGAATTAACAAAATCAAGCATCGCAATGTTTAAATCTCTTCATAAGTCCTGGTAAGCAAAATTAACATGCTACACTCCTTTCTATTTGTCATTACCAAAAACTTTTTGAAAATCTTTGGAATATATTTTAATCCATGGTTGATTTGAAAATTATTTAATCTTTGAGTTTTTACTTGTATATAAAATGATCATCTCTTTAAAACTATTCCCTTCGATTACAGTAATTAAAATATCACTGttcaaattgaacaaaaataATTTATCACAGTTAGAACAATTAAAATAATTGCCAGTACAAATATGGATGCAAGAACCTAGTGATAATATTTCCTCAATGAAGATCGACTCCTCTTCGAATTATATGCTCCTTCCTTGATTTTTCGGTCTCTAAATTTCAAGCAAATTGAGATATTAGAGAAGGATGACATTTTCTagaaataacttttttttaaagttttgatCATCCTAAATCTCAATTAACCATATCACAGACCTTTAAACAAAATGAGATATTAGAGAATAAATGTAATTTCTAAAAAGAGCCTTTGTTTtatcctctctcttttttttaaagttttgatCATCCTAAATTTCAGTTAACCCTAAATGGCTAAATCCTAAACGTTAAAAGAAGAAGATATTAGGGGGAAAATCTAGTTTATATATTACTTGTACTTTTTCTAATTTTACTTAAAATCTTTAGATTATCGGAGTTAACAAGTTTACTCTAATATCAAATAGAACAATTTTTACATTTTCTATGTAAGGTTAGTTGCCTAAGTTTTTGCTTATGCAAACTTAACTACTTTTTCTGGTCCCTATTCTATAATGTATTTTTTACAATTAAACTAACTCTTCCTAACTACATGTATCAAAGAGGTTAAACTAACTAAATAGGAAATGAAATATTAAGGCTGCAATAAGTTATGTGTaaaataaagaattaaaatggGGTCCAGTGTTGTAGTATGTGTTTACGTGTGACAAGGTGGATGTTCCGGGGCCCACGTTTAAGAGAAGTGTACTCCCCTATATCTCTCCGGTCCACTTTTATCTGGTTTGTTTGTTTGTACAGATACAACGCAATAATGTACAGCAGTACTAAAGCAGATAAATCATGAAATACCAAGAATATCGCATGACAGGCAAGCATGTTGACGGGGTCCTGCCTGCTATTCCCTCTTGTAAGAAGTAGGAATATAGTAATTTCTTCGACTGTATTGAATGGGCAACTACTTATAATGTAACATTTGAATTATACCATCTACAACagaaaaaataaaccaaaaaataaTTATGGCAATAGAGAGATCGAATTTTGCAAGAGGTGCTAATTTCTACTTAATATCAATAAATTAAGAACATGAAAACTTATCTCTAGACATACAAGAAATGAAAATTCTAACAGAGGAAATCCAACAAAATACATATGATACATATGCATCCTAGTtgccaaaaaaagaaaacaaaatagaatAGAATCCCTAATCCCTTAGCTTTAAAAAGCTGAATTTAGCAGATGCATGTGAGAATAATGAGTCTATctcatattcttttttttttttctttttcaagaaaGTAAAAGCATGCTAGTGATTAGGAGCTTCCTTTGTACATTAAGATGAACATAATATAGCATAACATAAAAACATTtcaaacaaggaaaataatttaattatctaGGGGATTTAAGTGATTCAATTTGAGATTTGCCACAAGGACCCTTTGTTCTAATGAAAGCTCTATACTCATTGAATGTCATTGAAGAATATAAGGCAGGACAATCCTTTGTCACAAGCTCATCTGCAGGTTTAATAAGTTTGTCACCTCCTGGATTATAGAAGAATGCTAAGGACACTCTCTCTTTGGCTGAATTAACAATCACCCTGTGCTCCACGCTTTTGTATATTGCATTACTTAACACCTGCATGTAGGCATTTTTATGATGAAGGTTATTGTACGACTATATATATCTACCAAAACTTAGACAAAGTATATATGATCTATATATAGTTTCTAGTTCTTAATCTCAAAGTGTTGTTAGTCTATACAATTCACTAAGTGAATTTTTGGGgaaaagaaaaacgaaattaCACTATTTTCTAGGTAGAAAGAAATATACCTCTGTATTATTTTATATGACATACTTTTCTATTTACTAATTTGTTACAGAAATAGTgataactttttatatttaaaaaatctttaaCTTTAAATATCGAGCTCATTTGATCCTTGACATGTTTTTATAGCCACAGAAATATCATGATAAAGGGTACTCTAATATatgtacaattttttttttcctttcttaaaCTTGGTGTGTCGTCATATAACGTTGTATAAAAAAAACGTAGAGAGCAACAGAACTGAGAGAGTTACCTGAATTTGATCTCCAATATTGACAATGAAGGCATTTGGAATTGGTTTAACAGTTAGCCAGTTGTTGCCGCGGCGGATTTGGAGGCCGACGATATCGGCGTCAGGGAGGAGAAGGGTGATGCCACCAGGGTCGGAGTGGGGAGAGAGGCCAAGTGTAAGGTCTGGCTGTGGACATTTTGGGTAAAAATTTGCTCTTAAGCATGCACTAGTATCACAATCTCCTCCAAAGCTTTGGTGTAGATAATCCTCGTTTAATCCAAGGTTTATCGATAAAATCTTAGTTAATCTTCGACATAGTTTCACCAGCTCTAGCCCATATTCCGCGGCCAATTTCCTGAAATCATTAAAAATATTACTCCTATTTCCTTTATAGTctgtacaaaaaaaaaatgacatatttctttatttagaaaTAATATTACCTTTACgcaatgatttatagtcacacaaaatatatgtgactcattttacaccacaagttcaaaaaatatttctcttttcttaaactctgtgtaGAGTTAAATAAGTTGACGTAAATTGGAACTTATAGAGTATAAATAGAAggggagaaaaaagagaaaagaaatgatatttctaGAAATGTATATTTCCACGCTTAATGTGATTCATAGAAGAATAGAAGTCAACTTTGGCGCATAACGATCTTGAAAAAGTTGACAAAGACTGAATCTATGTCCATATATGTAATGTCATTACTGCTCTGGCATGAGTTGCTATAGTAGGGGTAGGCTGCTTGAACAATGACTGTGGATCCCAAACTTATAAATTCTTTAAAAAGAATCAAACTTTAGTTCTTTACTAGCGTGTTTACGTCATTATGTACAGTACTACTGGTGTAAAAAGGTTTTACACCATCAAAGTCAGCCAAGAATATTTACATGTAGGTTGTGTggggtaagaaagaaaatatttttcatggaaaataaatattttatcatttatttttctcttgtttggttggtgagtgaaattttttttttagaaaatatttataagtGTTTGGTTAGAAAgtagaaaatatattttcataaattttttgtttttctacTCTCCTCACCCCTTCCCCAAGTTTCCTTGCTCCCCCTCCCCCAAATACCCAACGTTTTCGGGACTCTATttttttcaagaatttaattattcttctaaaaattaaCACAAATCCAAAAAAATTAATGTGCTGCTTTACTTTTTTACGCAAAAACAACATTGAAATTTGTGGTTCAAAACCAAAaggaaaatactatttttttggttgaaaagaaaggactctttctacaacataaaaataaagtactcattttattaaaataaaaaaaatattttttctatatcacgagaagaaaatactcattttttgttgaaatgaatgaaaatactttttatatatcatgaaaagaaaatattttttttgttgaaataaaagaaaatattttttctatgtcatgaaaagaaagtacattttttgttaaaataaaaaaaaatacttttttatatcatgaaaagaaaattctcattaattggttgaaataatttttttacctataacatgaaaagaaagtattattaataatatttttatttgggGTGAGAGTGGGGTGAGTGGGGTGGTGAGGTGGGAGTGGGGGTGGGGTGTGAGGGGTGGGTTGGTGAGAATGGGGAATTAATAGGGCggggaaggttgaaaaagagtttggaattttttttcattcttttgataaaaaaaatattttcaaacatgaaaaaattagaaaatattttccgtttcAGGCCAAACACACCCGTAGTCTCCTTATATCTAAGAGTTGTAATATTAAAATAAGACAGATTGTCCTACAGTAAATAAAGATGACCTAATGATATAAAAATTACTTGCACTAATCAAAAGTAAACTAAACATGTATAACAATAAATTTTACCTGCATGAAACTGGAAGTGAAGGCCATTTGTTCTCGTCCCTCAACGCTTCAGGAAGATAATGAAGGAAGAAATAATCACACCAATCCAATTTAGCACCTACCTCCATCCCAATACGGCTACCGTATCCTTCATAAGTTATAGGAGAATTCGCAAATTTTTGCTTCTCCTCTAACGGAAGGTGGAAAAACTCGCGCCAAACAGCAAGAGTATTTTCCATCAGTTTGTTGCTAACTCCATGGTTAACAActtgaaagaaaccccactcacgACAAGCGTGTGAAATGAGGTCAAGTGTTTCCTGACGGACAAAATCGTTTGAAGAATTAAGGTTTTCGAGGTTTATCAACGGAACGTTAACGGAGGTTGGCTCTGTTAACTCCGTGACATACGGCCTGTCCGAAGGCGGCTTCACGAAAAGATCGGGGATTTTTCGGATGCCGCTTTCGGACAATGATTGAACTCGGACAATTGGCTCAGGCCATTTTTGGAAGCAACTCATCATTTAGCTAGTGTAATTGATGCTAAAGAAGAAACAGAGGTTTTTTAATGTTTATTGAAGGATGAGGATAATAGGATGATATTGAGACGACATATTTATATGCAAAAGTGAAGAGTAAATTAAAGAGTTCGTTTCCGGCGCCGTGACAAAGTTGGTTTGCTCTCTTTGTCACTCGGTCCCCCGTATATAGTGTCTACTATGGGTACCGAATGCATCCTCTACTTGTAACAGATTGCAGGTATTAATTAGATGACAGGATAGACTCCAAAATGCAATGTCACACTCCGAATACGAGTTCGGCCGAACTTAATAGCTTTGTTTAAATATGAGCaaattttacatttaaaattCAGTTATTTGTATTTGAATTCGTTGTTCTAAAATCGAGATCCAAGTACATTGAAATCGTGGCTCCGTCTTTGCTCAGTTTCATCACTATTTGATATAGAGGTGTTTGCACAATACAAAattttacaaaagaaaaacaactttttATACATA from Nicotiana tabacum cultivar K326 chromosome 24, ASM71507v2, whole genome shotgun sequence includes:
- the LOC107788009 gene encoding jasmonate-induced oxygenase 3, whose product is MMSCFQKWPEPIVRVQSLSESGIRKIPDLFVKPPSDRPYVTELTEPTSVNVPLINLENLNSSNDFVRQETLDLISHACREWGFFQVVNHGVSNKLMENTLAVWREFFHLPLEEKQKFANSPITYEGYGSRIGMEVGAKLDWCDYFFLHYLPEALRDENKWPSLPVSCRKLAAEYGLELVKLCRRLTKILSINLGLNEDYLHQSFGGDCDTSACLRANFYPKCPQPDLTLGLSPHSDPGGITLLLPDADIVGLQIRRGNNWLTVKPIPNAFIVNIGDQIQVLSNAIYKSVEHRVIVNSAKERVSLAFFYNPGGDKLIKPADELVTKDCPALYSSMTFNEYRAFIRTKGPCGKSQIESLKSPR